The Melopsittacus undulatus isolate bMelUnd1 chromosome 12, bMelUnd1.mat.Z, whole genome shotgun sequence genome has a segment encoding these proteins:
- the CHFR gene encoding E3 ubiquitin-protein ligase CHFR has translation MEHSEGGEESQQQQPWGKLIRLGADEAEPHVLLLKREWTIGRKKGCDLSFPGNKLVSGDHCKIVVDEESGQVSLEDTSTNGTVINKLKVVKKQTYPLQTGDVIYVVYRKNEPENNVAYLYESLNTKHDATQEPVEVNIENQCHVTKDTSNTGRSNDETRITSSPSATQSCYEEPQPSTSTSNLFNASSTSLNESASIQQDNPSTSGSQSLVFTPVPAFPMVESVCVRALHDEDQKLDMNTETSEITSEIADKEKADSDSQRTGEEEGLEPAKKKLKGDEDTCPNLSPAAPNECIIKIGSEDAKTSNVKPDKMEETLTCIICQELLHDCVSLQPCMHTFCAACYSGWMERSSLCPTCRCPVERICKNHILNNLVEAYLIQHPDKCRNEDDVRSMDARNKITQDMLQPKVRRSFSDEEGSSEDLLELSDVDSESSDISQPYIVCRQCPGYRRHSVPTLPGAGQETEAGGMQALGDAPSTSANFPAAVQEYVCPAQGSHVICTCCFQPMPDRRAEREQNPHVAPQQCTVCLQPFCHLYWGCTRMACFGCLAPFCEINLGDKCLDGVLNNNHYESDILKDYLASRGLTWKNMLNESLLALQRGVFMLSDYRITGNTVLCYCCGLRSFRELAYQYRQNIPVAELPVTVTSRPDCYWGRNCRTQVKAHHAMKFNHICEQTRFKN, from the exons ATGGAGCACTCGGAAGGAGGCGAggagagccagcagcagcagccctggggaaaGCTGATCCGTCTGGGTGCTGATGAGGCAGAGCCGCACGTCTTGCTGCTGAAAAGAGAATGGACAATTGGTCGGAAGAAAG gttgtGACTTATCTTTTCCTGGCAACAAGTTGGTGTCTGGAGATCACTGCAAAATTGTAGTGGATGAAGAATCTGGTCAAGTGTCATTGGAAGATACAAG TACTAATGGAACAGTCATTAATAAACTGAAAGTGGTTAAGAAGCAGACATACCCTTTACAGACTGGAGATGTGATCTATGTTGTTTACAGAAAAAATGAGCCAGAGAACA aTGTTGCTTATCTGTATGAGTCCTTAAACACAAAACACGATGCAACTCAAGAACCAGTAG AAGTTAATATAGAAAACCAATGCCATGTGACCAAAGATACCTCAAATACAGGAAGAAGTAATGATGAGACCCGAATTACCTCATCACCATCAGCTACTCAGTCTTGCTATGAGGAACCACAGCCATCTACTTCTACATCTAACCTCTTTAATGCTTCTTCTACCTCTCTTAATGAGTCTGCATCTATTCAACAGGATAATCCTTCTACATCTG gaTCACAATCCTTAGTTTTCACTCCTGTGCCTGCTTTCCCCATGGTAGAATCTGTGTGTGTAAGAGCACTGCATGATGAAGATCAAAAGCTTGACATGAATACTGAAACTTCAGAAATCACTTCAGAAATTGctgacaaagaaaaagcagattcaGATTCTCAAAGAacaggggaggaggaaggtttGGAACCTGCTAAGAAGAAACTAAAAGGAG ATGAAGATACTTGTCCAAATCTTTCACCAGCAGCTCCAAATGAATGTATAATTAAAATTGGCTCTGAAGATGCAAAAACATCAAATGTGAAACCAGATAAGATGGAAGAAACGTTAACTTGCATTATCTGCCAAGAACTGCTGCATGACTGTGTGAG CTTGCAGCCTTGTATGCATACTTTTTGTGCTGCCTGCTACTCAGGATGGATGGAAAGATCATCTCTGTGTCCAACTTGTCGTTGTCCAGTAGAACGTATTTGTAAAAATCACATATTGAACAACTTGGTTGAAGCTTATCTGATTCAGCATCCAG ATAAATGTCGTAATGAAGATGATGTACGTAGCATGGATGCTAGAAACAAAATTACTCAAGACATGTTACAACCTAAGGTGCGGAGATCTTTTTCAGATGAGGAAGGAAGTTCCGAAGATTTATTGGAGTTGTCAGATGTAGATAGTGAATCTTCAGATATCAG tcAACCATATATAGTGTGCAGACAGTGCCCAGGGTATCGAAGACACTCTGTTCCAACACTGCCTGGCGCAGGCCAAGAGACAGAAGCAGGAGGAATGCAAGCACTGGGAGATGCGCCATCTACGTCTGCCAACTTCCCtgcag CTGTCCAGGAATACGTGTGTCCTGCTCAAGGAAGTCATGTAATATGCACCTGCTGCTTTCAGCCAATGCCTGACCGAAGAGCAGAGCGTGAACAGAATCCTCATGTTGCTCCTCAGCAAT GTACAGTTTGTCTTCAACCCTTCTGTCACTTATACTGGGGCTGCACTCGGATGGCATGTTTTGGCTGTTTGGCACCATTCTGTG AAATAAATCTTGGTGATAAGTGTTTAGATGGAGTCCTAAATAATAACCACTACGAGTCAGATATCCTAAAG GATTACCTGGCATCCAGGGGTTTGACatggaaaaatatgttaaatgaaAGTCTCTTAGCTCTTCAAAGAGGAGTTTTTATGTTGTCAG ATTACAGAATTACTGGGAACACAGTGCTTTGCTACTGTTGTGGCCTTCGCAGCTTTCGAGAGCTTGCCTACCAGTACAGGCAGAATATTCCTGTTGCTGAATTGCCAG TGACTGTCACATCACGTCCTGATTGCTATTGGGGGCGCAATTGTCGAACTCAGGTCAAAGCACATCATGCCAT gAAATTCAATCACATTTGTGAGCAAACAAGATTCAAGAACTGA